A genomic segment from Streptomyces sp. NBC_00237 encodes:
- a CDS encoding protein phosphatase 2C domain-containing protein, translating into MRIDLSTAPGSPERPNEDWTSVALPAGGPGGSPGQSGVIVVLDGVTPPPSETGCVHSVPWFTARLGGSLIELSGSRPESPLREVLAGAIARTADAHRSTCDLSHVRTPQATVVMVRWGAERVEHLVLSDSVLLMEGADGEVRAVLDDRLDRVPREALRSHATADVYRNAEGGFFTAAADPGVAARAVTGSTPRREVRALAAMTDGVSRWVDLFGAGSWADCLGVLRKEGAEGLIGRVRALEAEPEGPVRWKRHDDAAVAFAEL; encoded by the coding sequence ATGCGCATCGATCTCTCCACCGCCCCCGGAAGCCCCGAACGCCCCAACGAGGACTGGACATCCGTGGCACTGCCTGCGGGCGGACCGGGCGGGTCGCCCGGTCAGAGCGGGGTGATCGTCGTCCTGGACGGGGTGACACCGCCACCGAGCGAGACGGGGTGCGTGCATTCGGTGCCGTGGTTCACGGCGCGACTGGGCGGCTCCTTGATCGAATTGTCCGGATCGCGGCCCGAATCGCCCCTGCGGGAGGTGCTGGCCGGGGCGATCGCGCGCACGGCGGACGCGCACCGCTCGACCTGTGACCTTTCTCACGTACGGACGCCTCAGGCGACGGTGGTCATGGTGCGTTGGGGGGCGGAGCGGGTGGAGCACCTGGTCCTGTCCGACTCCGTACTCCTGATGGAGGGTGCGGACGGGGAGGTGCGCGCGGTACTGGACGACCGCCTCGACCGCGTCCCGCGCGAGGCGCTGCGCTCGCACGCGACGGCGGACGTGTACCGGAACGCGGAGGGCGGCTTCTTCACGGCGGCGGCGGATCCGGGGGTGGCGGCGCGGGCGGTGACCGGTTCGACCCCTCGGAGGGAGGTGCGGGCGCTCGCGGCGATGACGGACGGGGTGTCGCGGTGGGTGGACCTCTTCGGGGCGGGGTCCTGGGCGGACTGCCTGGGGGTTCTGCGCAAGGAGGGGGCGGAGGGGCTGATCGGGCGGGTCAGGGCGCTGGAGGCTGAGCCGGAGGGGCCGGTGCGGTGGAAGCGCCACGACGACGCGGCGGTCGCTTTCGCGGAGCTGTAG
- a CDS encoding nitrate- and nitrite sensing domain-containing protein: protein MQNKRPRGGSGSGGKNSGGKKTGKGTPSPEVQGARPAPVGPAPQGPAPVGGKPGRKSRPKRVRNRLVASVAAVGLLVLAAGAPSLLTASDELTTSQRLLDLAELNKQALALAHSLADERDDATGRKAAAEGGKSRDKGTPRGDRTSRVDRQIAELTGPGGDSADLPDGLRRALAKVAGLRAAADSASVTPLQLHRAYSTALDELRSLARDLARRTPPRAGGSGTAPAALGNAVEQAAATRGLLLAALAVPRGKSTAEIDPDSGLLVRVESGSGKKVRDELSAAAQQARHREQAALADFALAAPEKDRDAVSVTVTGPEVTTAEGYLKDLTDESTLSAADRKLGAERVGAALTARVDRMRGAESALASAQAENLAALRDDDVSALELRIGLLAACFLLAVGISTAVARTLTQPLAVLRLGAARLAGSPETEEPVRYTGRNDEFAQAVRSLNGLHSKLLELNTRTEKLAGDRAHLVGQRETLDAQRRTLASENSQLAAEQSELLARVQDTTARLDELRATVHSSFVKLSLRTLSVVERQLAVIESLEEREQDPDRLATLFKLDHMATVMRRHGENLLVLAGTDHGVAHTGPVPLVDVLRAAISEIERYERVTLQALPPHAQVAGYAADDLSHLLAELLENGTSFSPPDAHVKLSGWLLESGEIMLSVQDHGIGMTPERLADLNSRLADPATYTAPGEGDGLGLQVAALLAARHGVRIQVRAQEQGGVTSVVVLPQALLQAEPPAVPSVTETPHSLPGSVAEANSNVLPGRGPAAAVPDRAPDQDPLIAVAEKAVEEAEAEAARAERAAHVRAPDESSVRNEPAPVREEAPEVDQPTREIRLPRPAAEPEPAPVVPERKPEPEPVPVPLEPTAPRLTDKGLPKRTPKVVKPTTPAAPPRTGGVDAEALRRRLGGFQLGARNGRRDVEAEIANSGNNEVHGVDGASGEPRSRTTTDRTTTDRADRPTTDRTDRTERPTTDRYDRATRNDQTDTEGDTVEEARS from the coding sequence GTGCAGAACAAGCGGCCTCGGGGCGGCAGCGGCAGTGGCGGGAAGAACAGTGGCGGGAAGAAGACCGGCAAGGGGACTCCTTCCCCCGAGGTTCAGGGCGCGCGCCCCGCACCCGTCGGCCCCGCCCCCCAGGGACCCGCCCCCGTCGGCGGCAAGCCGGGCAGAAAGTCCCGGCCCAAGCGCGTGCGCAACCGGCTCGTGGCCTCCGTCGCCGCCGTCGGTCTCCTCGTGCTCGCCGCGGGAGCGCCGTCCCTGCTCACCGCCTCCGACGAGCTGACCACCTCGCAGCGGCTCCTCGACCTCGCCGAGCTCAACAAGCAGGCCCTCGCCCTCGCGCACTCCCTCGCCGACGAGCGCGACGACGCCACCGGCCGGAAGGCCGCCGCCGAGGGCGGGAAGAGCCGCGACAAGGGCACGCCGCGCGGTGACCGCACCTCCCGTGTCGACCGGCAGATCGCCGAGCTGACCGGCCCCGGCGGTGACTCCGCCGACCTGCCCGACGGTCTGCGCCGCGCCCTCGCCAAGGTCGCCGGGCTGCGTGCCGCCGCCGACAGCGCGAGCGTCACCCCGCTCCAGCTCCACCGGGCGTACTCCACCGCCCTCGACGAGCTCCGCTCCCTCGCCCGCGACCTGGCCCGCAGGACCCCGCCCCGGGCCGGTGGCTCCGGCACCGCCCCCGCCGCCCTCGGCAACGCCGTCGAGCAGGCCGCCGCCACCCGGGGGCTGCTGCTCGCCGCCCTCGCCGTACCCCGGGGCAAGTCCACGGCCGAGATCGATCCCGACAGCGGGCTTCTCGTACGGGTGGAGAGCGGCAGCGGCAAGAAGGTCAGGGACGAGCTCAGCGCCGCCGCCCAGCAGGCCCGTCACCGCGAGCAGGCCGCCCTCGCCGACTTCGCCCTCGCCGCACCCGAGAAGGACCGCGACGCCGTCTCGGTCACCGTCACCGGGCCCGAGGTCACCACCGCCGAGGGGTATCTGAAGGACCTCACGGACGAGTCGACACTCTCCGCCGCCGACCGCAAGCTCGGCGCCGAGCGCGTCGGGGCCGCGCTCACCGCCCGCGTCGACCGCATGCGCGGCGCCGAGTCGGCCCTCGCCTCCGCCCAGGCCGAGAACCTCGCCGCCCTGCGGGACGACGACGTCAGCGCACTGGAGCTGCGGATCGGGCTGCTGGCCGCCTGCTTCCTGCTCGCCGTCGGCATCTCCACCGCCGTCGCCCGCACCCTCACCCAGCCGCTCGCCGTGCTCCGGCTCGGTGCGGCCCGGCTCGCGGGCAGCCCCGAGACGGAGGAGCCGGTCCGCTACACCGGGCGCAACGACGAGTTCGCCCAGGCCGTACGGTCCCTGAACGGCCTGCACAGCAAGCTCCTGGAGCTGAACACCCGTACCGAGAAGCTCGCGGGCGACCGTGCGCACCTCGTCGGGCAGCGCGAGACCCTCGACGCCCAGCGCCGCACCCTCGCCAGCGAGAACAGCCAACTCGCCGCAGAGCAGAGCGAGTTGCTGGCCCGGGTCCAGGACACCACCGCGCGCCTCGACGAGCTGCGCGCCACCGTCCACTCCTCCTTCGTCAAGCTCTCCCTGCGCACCCTCTCCGTCGTCGAGCGCCAGCTCGCCGTCATCGAGTCCCTGGAGGAGCGCGAGCAGGACCCCGACCGCCTCGCCACCCTCTTCAAGCTCGACCACATGGCGACCGTCATGCGCCGCCACGGCGAGAACCTCCTCGTGCTGGCGGGCACCGACCACGGCGTCGCCCACACCGGGCCCGTCCCGCTCGTCGACGTACTGCGCGCCGCGATCAGCGAGATCGAGCGGTACGAACGGGTCACCCTCCAGGCCCTCCCGCCGCACGCCCAGGTCGCCGGGTACGCGGCCGACGACCTCAGCCACCTCCTCGCGGAACTGCTGGAGAACGGGACCTCCTTCTCGCCGCCGGACGCCCACGTCAAGCTGTCCGGCTGGCTGCTGGAGAGCGGCGAGATCATGCTGTCCGTGCAGGACCACGGCATCGGCATGACACCGGAGCGCCTCGCCGACCTCAACTCCCGGCTCGCCGACCCGGCGACGTACACCGCGCCCGGCGAGGGCGACGGCCTCGGCCTCCAGGTCGCGGCGCTCCTCGCCGCCCGCCACGGGGTCCGCATCCAGGTACGGGCCCAGGAGCAGGGCGGTGTCACCTCCGTCGTGGTCCTGCCCCAGGCCCTCCTCCAGGCCGAGCCGCCCGCCGTGCCGTCCGTGACCGAGACCCCGCACTCGCTGCCGGGCTCCGTCGCCGAGGCCAACTCGAACGTGCTGCCGGGGCGCGGTCCGGCAGCCGCCGTTCCGGACCGCGCCCCGGACCAGGACCCGCTGATCGCCGTCGCGGAGAAGGCCGTCGAGGAAGCGGAGGCCGAGGCGGCCCGGGCGGAGCGCGCCGCGCACGTCCGTGCGCCGGACGAGTCGTCCGTACGGAACGAGCCCGCGCCCGTACGTGAGGAAGCGCCCGAGGTCGACCAGCCCACCCGGGAGATCCGCCTGCCCCGGCCCGCCGCCGAGCCGGAGCCCGCGCCCGTCGTGCCGGAACGGAAGCCGGAACCGGAGCCCGTGCCCGTCCCGCTGGAGCCGACCGCTCCGCGCCTCACCGACAAGGGCCTCCCCAAGCGCACCCCCAAGGTCGTCAAGCCCACGACACCCGCCGCGCCGCCGCGCACCGGCGGAGTCGACGCGGAGGCACTGCGCCGTCGCCTGGGCGGATTCCAGCTGGGCGCGCGCAACGGCAGGCGTGATGTCGAGGCCGAGATCGCCAACAGTGGTAACAACGAGGTTCACGGGGTAGACGGGGCAAGCGGGGAACCCCGGTCCCGGACCACGACCGACAGGACTACGACCGACAGGGCCGACAGGCCCACGACCGACAGGACCGACCGGACCGAGCGGCCCACGACCGACCGATACGACCGGGCCACGAGGAACGACCAGACCGACACCGAGGGGGACACCGTCGAGGAGGCACGCAGTTGA
- a CDS encoding MarR family winged helix-turn-helix transcriptional regulator, with amino-acid sequence MVDQEFLALERELALFLRRARASSGDLAREVHPELEPAAYGLLVRLDEADRQRATELAAWFGVGKATMSRQLRALEELGLVAREPDPADGRASLVLLTPEGRDRFRRVRDARRASYVQKLASWDRREVAELARLLHQLNTRAGE; translated from the coding sequence ATGGTGGATCAGGAATTCCTCGCGCTGGAACGGGAGTTGGCGCTCTTCCTGCGCCGGGCGAGGGCGTCGTCGGGTGACTTGGCCCGGGAGGTCCACCCGGAGCTGGAGCCTGCGGCGTACGGGCTTCTCGTACGGCTGGACGAGGCGGATCGGCAGCGGGCGACGGAGCTGGCGGCGTGGTTCGGGGTCGGCAAGGCCACCATGAGCCGCCAGCTGCGGGCCCTGGAGGAACTGGGGCTGGTCGCCCGCGAGCCCGATCCTGCCGACGGGCGGGCCTCCCTCGTGCTCCTCACGCCCGAGGGGCGGGACCGCTTCCGGCGGGTCCGGGACGCGCGTCGTGCGAGCTACGTCCAGAAGCTGGCGTCCTGGGACCGGCGCGAGGTGGCGGAACTGGCCCGCCTCCTCCACCAACTGAACACCCGCGCTGGCGAGTAG